In the Tribolium castaneum strain GA2 chromosome 1, icTriCast1.1, whole genome shotgun sequence genome, one interval contains:
- the Neos gene encoding nuclear receptor coactivator 5 produces the protein MYRTDKQFMTNPATAPSRIYIGGIPKTVVAADLEEKFKVHGKILGLVLQMGFAFIQFENESQSHAAIQNENNTMLHGRKICVRQALDKTQKGANNMNKQMPNRRQGPPQHYNEGPYMPPPPHQFQIHPLPHQQGPRPHQQQGPPPHQQQGPPPHQQQGPPPHQQQGPPPHQQQQFQKPPEEAPKPTPKPEPEKEQEQVPAAPLPNQPPPNMGPQKPPMVQEEPPKKEAPIERRGRKRRMRSRERFSSDMYREDGYYPSGKYSNRPPVIDQPDRNDCEIIVVSKQLTKYAEYIEQRLKALGLIVDLLFPNEDVPIGRVLANISSRGCLYAILVMPQNEEHRSLTLNILHGNPQEHRNMPIEDALVLMTRNFDAYMRGDKTASEPTPGAIKSVSDRHPTAMQLLLNLLAENRQLTTVQYDRLMKYLQERREIQHQHEVSEGVDQDSQESNSKQAELQSRIMNILNKASTEIQPPAQEPTPSNDVAPPLLKDPSVQKALDSLLGGEMFKNIGVV, from the exons ATGTATCGCACCGATAAACAGTTCATGACCAATCCTGCAACAGCCCCCTCGCGCATCTACATCGGGGGCATCCCCAAGACAGTGGTCGCAGCCGACTTggaagaaaaattcaaagtacACGGAAAAATCCTAGGCCTTGTCCTCCAAATGGGCTTCGCTTTCATCCAATTCGAAAACGAGAGCCAATCGCATGCCGCGATTCAAAACGAAAACAACACCATGCTCCACGGCAGAAAAATCTGCGTGAGACAAGCGTTAGACAAGACCCAAAAAGGGGCAAACAATATGaataaacaaatgccaaatcGGAGACAAGGCCCCCCTCAGCACTACAACGAGGGGCCTTACATGCCCCCGCCCCCACACCAGTTCCAAATCCACCCGCTCCCACATCAACAGGGGCCGCGCCCACATCAACAGCAAGGGCCGCCTCCGCATCAACAGCAAGGACCACCCCCGCATCAGCAACAGGGGCCGCCTCCACATCAACAGCAGGGGCCACCGCCACATCAACAGCAACAGTTCCAGAAGCCCCCAGAAGAGGCCCCGAAGCCCACCCCCAAACCCGAACCGGAGAAAGAGCAAGAGCAAGTCCCAGCTGCGCCGCTTCCAAACCAGCCGCCGCCTAATATGGGGCCCCAAAAACCGCCAATGGTGCAGGAGGAGCCCCCGAAGAAGGAGGCGCCGATAGAGAGGAGAGGGCGGAAGAGAAGGATGCGGAGTCGGGAGCGGTTTTCGTCAGACATGTACAGGGAGGACGGGTATTATCCTTCGGGGAAGTACTCAAATCGGCCGCCTGTTATTGACCAACCTGACAGAAATGACTGCGAAATTATTGTCGTCTCGAAGCAGTTGAC gaAATACGCCGAGTATATTGAACAGAGACTGAAAGCCTTGGGACTCATCGTGGATTTGCTGTTTCCAAACGAGGATGTCCCCATTGGCCGAGTGTTGGCGAATATTTCAAGCAGAGGCTGTTTGTATGCAATTTTGGTCATGCCGCAAAATGAGGAACACAGAAGTTTGACTCTTAATATTTTACATGGGAATCCCCAAG AGCACCGGAATATGCCAATAGAAGATGCTTTGGTCCTAATGACACGAAATTTTGATGCTTATATGCGTGGAGATAAAACAGCGTCAGAACCGACCCCTGGGGCTATTAAAAGTGTTTCTGACAGACATCCAACAGCAATGCAG TTGCTGTTGAATTTGCTGGCTGAAAACCGCCAGTTAACAACAGTCCAGTACGACCGATTGATGAAGTACTTACAAGAGCGCCGCGAAATTCAACACCAACACGAAGTAAGTGAAGGAGTCGATCAAGACTCACAAGAATCTAACAGCAAACAAGCCGAACTTCAAAGTCGCATCATGAACATATTAAATAAAGCTTCCACTGAGATTCAACCGCCAGCTCAAGAACCGACACCGTCAAATGACGTTGCACCGCCACTTCTGAAAGATCCTTCCGTTCAAAAGGCGCTGGATAGTCTTTTAGGTGgtgaaatgtttaaaaatattggtgTGGTGTAA